From Eremothecium sinecaudum strain ATCC 58844 chromosome V, complete sequence, a single genomic window includes:
- the COG6 gene encoding Golgi transport complex subunit COG6 (Syntenic homolog of Ashbya gossypii ADL228C; Syntenic homolog of Saccharomyces cerevisiae YNL041C (COG6)): MDFLEYQTFNVGIPVEDEINVLPEPASSLPLIPSTPTLSSGGNFSSNEVFNLPDLENAKFANDAVSLNDRMQKYAARSIELLPRNAAPLPTTTENGLETQQTDFNQLLKTPQVTNSVLTKRLSRVLSDVNHPNYQLDLRLRKALSILQENQHVWGIDSENLIKSEFIGSLARKSFKSDIERQLLDDHLTVLEHFQPIARRIKRYANPVKNILDLGNKVVAIQKSNEDSLTSDPQVDSLRKQLENLKLKRKILIGIRDNMTLNQVEDEQLSSGVIDDQYFKLINKLMAIKERATYLISLSNPMAGKALLEKVNNYLQYANKRIYNYLMDFLYEYESMSKTFGERNLESKDSTLGVFQDCLIYLSNDLKYFNDFLAAVVSLRSKKLFEEFLSQFDIENKKSKPIILSAHDPARYLGDVLAYVHSVIANEADFLKSLFTLQHKELQDKPKSILQENGQFFENLDTKVLNDIINSLSNPTRIRLEQTVRFEEDALINFDMMQLLELYQMMFMKHGLDNEGKLVKVLKDLAALAKSRIVSFYSDFLDGAAKEAQPTTELLPPSWIVDYISYLCDLFDRIEHTTAQADILNEEFFDKLVLQPCKTTFFRQAESWFPLAKKNLIAKFNLTILKANTFDMIVSRLVPYHNTIFSEAYAHDTYDSLNNMLETLVTQLNEVQTRLLFESTGMILYYNLFNMIFPVSSVQDQLDYDMYTSVIENPIMNLDTIEKAVQYKLKEYLPQALMDVQEIYLFNLTSPKIANSVASTAFTTFAKFYSVFRNVLFLLFPNDEDRIKSILSYSEDDVNMLLGIN; encoded by the coding sequence ATGGATTTTTTAGAGTATCAGACTTTTAACGTTGGCATTCCCGTAGAGGACGAGATAAATGTACTCCCAGAGCCAGCTTCTAGTTTACCACTCATACCATCGACACCAACTTTGAGTTCTGGTGGTAACTTCTCCTCAAACGAAGTCTTCAATCTACCAGATTTAGAAAATGCTAAATTTGCTAATGATGCAGTTTCACTTAATGACAGAATGCAGAAATATGCAGCCAGGTCGATCGAATTACTGCCCCGGAATGCGGCTCCGCTCCCAACTACGACAGAAAACGGACTAGAAACTCAGCAGACGGATTTTAATCAATTGCTGAAAACTCCTCAAGTTACTAATTCTGTTTTGACAAAGAGGTTATCACGAGTTTTAAGTGATGTCAATCATCCCAACTACCAGTTGGATCTGAGATTAAGGAAAGCGCTTTCAATATTACAGGAAAATCAGCATGTATGGGGCATTGATTCAGAAAACTTGATAAAAAGTGAATTTATTGGCTCTTTGGCAAGAAAGTCATTCAAGTCCGATATTGAACGTCAGTTACTTGACGACCATTTAACTGTGTTGGAGCATTTTCAACCGATAGCGAGAAGAATTAAGAGGTACGCAAACCCAGTCAAAAATATCCTAGATTTAGGCAATAAGGTTGTTGCAATACAGAAATCAAATGAAGACTCCTTAACTTCAGACCCACAGGTGGATAGTTTGAGAAAGCAGTTGGAAAATCTTAAACTGAAGAGAAAAATACTCATCGGAATACGTGATAATATGACATTAAATCAGGTTGAAGATGAACAACTTTCATCTGGAGTCATTGATGATCAATATTTCAAACTTATTAATAAACTAATGGCCATCAAAGAGCGTGCAACTTATTTAATCAGCTTGAGCAATCCGATGGCAGGAAAAGCGCTGTTAGAAAAGGTTAACAACTATCTCCAATACGCTAATAAACGCATATATAACTACCTCATGGATTTCCTTTACGAATATGAATCTATGTCAAAGACATTTGGAGAGCGCAACCTTGAATCTAAGGATTCAACACTAGGAGTATTCCAGGACTGTCTCATATATTTATCAAACGACCTCAAGTATTTTAACGATTTCTTGGCCGCCGTTGTAAGTCTAAGATCAAAAAAGTTATTTGAGGAATTCCTGTCCCAATTTGATATCGAGAATAAAAAATCAAAGCCAATTATCTTATCTGCACATGATCCAGCCAGATACTTAGGTGATGTTTTAGCATATGTACATTCGGTAATTGCTAATGAAGCGGACTTCCTGAAGTCTTTGTTTACTCTTCAGCATAAAGAACTTCAAGACAAACCAAAGTCTATATTACAGGAAAATGGTCAATTCTTTGAAAACCTGGATACAAAAGTGTTAAATGATATCATAAATTCATTATCAAATCCCACTCGAATTCGATTGGAGCAAACTGTGAGGTTTGAGGAAGACGCCCTGATAAATTTTGATATGATGCAGTTGCTGGAGTTGTATCAAATGATGTTTATGAAGCATGGCCTCGATAATGAAGGAAAATTGGTCAAAGTACTAAAAGATCTAGCTGCTCTTGCAAAAAGTAGGATAGTTTCATTTTACAGCGATTTTCTTGATGGTGCCGCCAAGGAAGCGCAACCTACTACCGAATTACTACCCCCAAGTTGGATCGTTGATTACATATCCTACCTATGTGATTTGTTTGATCGTATAGAGCACACCACTGCCCAGGCTGATATTTTAAATGAGGAATTCTTTGACAAATTAGTGCTGCAGCCTTGCAAAACAACCTTTTTCAGACAAGCTGAATCTTGGTTTCCACTTGCAAAGAAAAATCTCATAGCAAAGTTTAACCTTACCATTTTAAAAGCTAATACTTTTGACATGATAGTCTCACGATTGGTTCCTTATCATAACACCATATTTTCTGAAGCATATGCCCATGACACATACGACAGCTTAAATAATATGCTGGAAACTTTAGTGACTCAATTAAATGAGGTACAGACAAGATTGTTATTTGAATCAACAGGAATGATATTATATTATAATCTGTTCAACATGATTTTCCCTGTTTCTTCAGTGCAGGACCAGTTAGACTATGACATGTACACTTCAGTCATCGAAAATCCCATTATGAACTTGGATACAATTGAGAAAGCTGTTCAATATAAACTGAAAGAGTACCTTCCTCAAGCATTAATGGATGTACAGGAAATCTATCTTTTCAATTTAACTTCTCCTAAGATTGCAAATTCCGTTGCATCAACTGCATTCACGACGTTTGCGAAATTCTACTCAGTGTTCCGTAACGTACTCTTCTTACTCTTCCCAAACGACGAGGATAGAATAAAATCTATACTATCCTATTCAGAGGATGATGTTAATATGCTTTTGGGTATCAACTAG
- the DPH1 gene encoding 2-(3-amino-3-carboxypropyl)histidine synthase (Syntenic homolog of Ashbya gossypii ADL229W; Syntenic homolog of Saccharomyces cerevisiae YIL103W (DPH1)), with protein sequence MSQFDTPTKVPKRRFVGVASSRQTSSNTSSESTTEVVRKVRSKVNTHRTVNQVPQEILDDEELNEAIKLLPSNYNFEIHKTVWNIRKHNAKRVALQMPEGLLIYSLVISDILEQFCECETIVMGDVSYGACCIDDYTARSLGCDFIVHYAHSCLVSIDVTKIKVLYIFVTIAIDELHLIKTLQKNFPKGSRLAAFGTIQFNPTIHSIQDKLSNSEEHMLYITTPQIKPLSKGEVLGCTSKRLDEKQYDAMVYVGDGRFHLESAMIHNPNIPAFRYDPYSRKFTRERYDQKQLVDVRSNAIEIAKNGKVFGLILGALGRQGNLATVENLEKKLKAAGKTVVKVILSEIFPQKLAMFDHIDVFVQVACPRLSIDWGYAFNVPLLTPYETNVMLDFDRMFTQKYYPMDYYEVNGYGRGKVPSHDDVVV encoded by the coding sequence ATGAGCCAGTTTGATACTCCCACTAAAGTACCAAAAAGAAGATTCGTTGGTGTTGCTTCCAGTCGTCAGACGTCCAGTAATACATCATCGGAATCCACTACAGAAGTTGTTCGTAAGGTTAGGTCCAAGGTTAATACCCATAGAACTGTAAACCAAGTACCTCAGGAGATTTtggatgatgaagaatTAAATGAAGCTATTAAGCTACTTCCCTCGAACTATAATTTTGAAATACATAAAACCGTATGGAATATTCGTAAGCACAATGCGAAAAGAGTTGCTTTACAAATGCCAGAAGGTCTGCTGATTTATTCGTTGGTGATAAGTGACATCTTAGAGCAGTTCTGTGAATGTGAAACGATTGTCATGGGTGATGTTTCTTATGGCGCGTGTTGTATTGATGATTATACGGCTAGATCTTTGGGTTGTGATTTTATAGTCCATTATGCTCACTCATGCTTAGTTTCAATAGATGTTACTAAAATCAAGGTTTTATACATCTTTGTTACAATAGCTATTGATGAATTGCATTTGATTAAAACCCTACAAAAGAACTTTCCAAAAGGTAGCAGACTAGCTGCTTTCGGAACTATCCAATTCAACCCAACTATTCATAGCATTCAGGATAAGCTTTCCAACTCAGAAGAACACATGCTTTATATAACGACACCTCAGATTAAGCCATTGTCTAAAGGTGAAGTTTTGGGTTGTACATCTAAGAGATTAGACGAGAAGCAATACGACGCGATGGTTTATGTCGGTGACGGAAGATTTCACCTTGAAAGTGCTATGATTCATAACCCAAATATTCCGGCTTTCCGTTATGATCCATATAGTAGAAAATTTACTAGAGAGCGCTATGATCAGAAGCAGCTTGTTGATGTAAGATCTAATGCTATCGAGATAGCAAAAAATGGGAAGGTATTTGGATTAATCTTAGGCGCCTTGGGAAGGCAAGGAAATCTAGCTACAGTAGAGAATTTggagaagaagttgaaaGCTGCAGGTAAAACAGTTGTAAAAGTCATTCTAAGTGAAATATTCCCTCAAAAACTCGCAATGTTTGATCATATTGATGTATTTGTTCAAGTAGCGTGCCCAAGGTTATCAATTGACTGGGGCTACGCTTTTAATGTACCATTACTTACGCCATATGAAACAAATGTTATGTTAGATTTTGATCGTATGTTTACTCAAAAGTATTATCCCATGGATTATTACGAAGTCAATGGCTATGGACGTGGGAAAGTTCCTTCTCATGATGACGTAGTTGTGTAA
- the SHQ1 gene encoding Hsp90 cochaperone SHQ1 (Syntenic homolog of Ashbya gossypii ADL230C; Syntenic homolog of Saccharomyces cerevisiae YIL104C (SHQ1)) encodes MLTPKFTLSQDDEFVYLTINISNIRFNAPGLEISVEGNLFVFHLLPYYLRLRLPHELCDDERCTAEYKSTEECIFIKLPKLIKGEFFEDLDIPSKLLARKGEILLADKISEVNDGLGKRSAPLIHEIGGTTKNTEDNLKTGEEYDWEMKQEMPSESIDGLVGEKYGFNNNYNGIIGVSLSNGNDINELDDPENTSQSDRVQERIRKENLKFDPEYYISEYMTCKYGSGEDLEINGIKTLLKFIPPLAKEYLKWYKHAENKDAVMPVEFSETEQEQMQNNLPRKNYLVDDVRPLYFTVLSLLFAYNFEQAENEGVHNSESAWTIGKLTPQISCLDQKLLPDDVAGHFSMIKAIVVTGIRRALSYPLHRNYELSLKCWTYVYYILRGGKRLALRALLDIHEQFRYHDVYYVYNKILLDDLCSWFSSFASENLLRSLAVELKKELDSLQKKEINFDCISGVDEENGELTWENLSLEEMESLTEGEYLASQETEH; translated from the coding sequence ATGCTGACTCCTAAATTTACTTTAAGTCAGGATGATGAATTTGTATATTTGACTATTAATATTTCCAATATTAGGTTTAATGCACCAGGTCTCGAAATATCCGTAGAGGGAAATTTATTTGTATTCCACCTTTTGCCATATTATCTAAGACTAAGGCTTCCCCACGAGCTCTGCGATGATGAAAGATGTACTGCTGAATATAAATCCACCGAAGAAtgtatttttattaaactACCCAAGCTTATTAAGGGCGAATTCTTCGAGGATTTGGACATTCCGTCGAAATTACTGGCTCGAAAAGGTGAAATTCTACTTGCTGATAAAATATCCGAGGTTAATGATGGTCTGGGTAAGCGTTCTGCACCTTTGATTCATGAAATCGGAGGTACAACTAAGAATACCGAAGACAATTTGAAAACTGGCGAAGAATATGACTGGGAGATGAAGCAAGAGATGCCCTCTGAATCGATAGATGGACTTGTGGGTGAAAAGTATGGATTCAATAACAACTATAATGGCATTATAGGTGTTTCTCTTTCCAATGGGAACGACATTAATGAGCTAGATGACCCAGAGAACACTTCTCAAAGTGATCGAGTACAAGAAAGAATTAGGAAGGAGAACCTAAAATTTGATCCGGAGTACTATATTTCTGAATATATGACTTGTAAATATGGCTCAGGAGAAGATCTGGAAATTAACGGCATCAAGACACTACTGAAGTTTATTCCTCCTCTAGCGAAGGAATATCTTAAATGGTACAAGCACGCAGAAAACAAAGATGCAGTTATGCCAGTCGAGTTTTCTGAAACTGAGCAAGAGCAGATGCAAAATAATCTACCAAGAAAGAACTATCTTGTAGATGATGTAAGACCGCTATACTTTACAGTGCTTTCGCTGCTCTTTGCCTACAATTTTGAACAAGCCGAGAATGAAGGTGTTCATAACAGTGAATCAGCGTGGACAATTGGAAAACTTACACCACAGATATCATGCTTGGATCAGAAACTTCTTCCAGATGATGTTGCTGGTCATTTTTCGATGATTAAAGCTATTGTCGTCACTGGAATAAGAAGAGCGTTAAGTTACCCACTTCATCGTAATTACGAGCTCTCCCTGAAGTGCTGGACATACGTCTACTATATCCTCCGTGGCGGAAAGAGGCTGGCGCTGCGCGCATTGCTCGATATTCATGAACAATTCCGGTACCATGATGTTTACTATGTATACAATAAGATTTTACTGGACGATTTGTGTTCGTGGTTCTCATCATTTGCTAGCGAGAATCTATTACGCTCACTAGCGGTTGAATTGAAAAAAGAGCTCGATTCTTTACAGAAGAAGGAGATTAACTTCGATTGCATATCTGGTGTTGATGAGGAGAATGGTGAACTAACATGGGAAAATTTATCGCTAGAAGAAATGGAGTCTTTAACAGAGGGTGAATATCTTGCCTCGCAGGAAACAGAGCATTAA
- the BOP3 gene encoding Bop3p (Syntenic homolog of Ashbya gossypii ADL231W; Syntenic homolog of Saccharomyces cerevisiae YNL042W (BOP3)), with protein sequence MKAAAEAQVPGNLVPLLFSGGSNCELRSESLLNRVVPGCGGHVCMNTHGNVAAMGSVGGAVSNDYRFPPEQSGMTMRHSESNVPRTGSQQNINPNMNPNMNPNMNSNITKRTHSPARIGAAAVAALNETSEVIQETEHEHELPSLLPGYPGSNSSSNPLDHTKSHKRNFSLPSLRFQPKPFSKSDSANADQKKPFNTILNFGSWHSYNTHSNKPPAVQGGIKKHRRSISASSFGVIDLNVVNEAGYSYSKASRVESSLTVSTTKKPETPTANCDTDSDDQKTCSGRSGEATPKKNPSSLDNILSG encoded by the coding sequence ATGAAGGCTGCTGCTGAAGCACAGGTTCCTGGAAATCTAGTGCCATTATTGTTTAGTGGTGGAAGCAATTGCGAGTTGAGATCTGAGTCGCTCCTGAATAGAGTTGTGCCTGGGTGTGGAGGACATGTATGTATGAATACCCATGGGAATGTGGCTGCGATGGGCTCTGTTGGTGGAGCAGTTTCCAATGACTATAGGTTCCCGCCAGAGCAGTCAGGGATGACTATGAGGCATTCGGAGAGTAATGTGCCAAGGACTGGTAGTCAGCAGAATATCAATCCTAATATGAATCCAAATATGAACCCAAATATGAATTCAAATATTACCAAGAGGACGCATTCGCCTGCCAGGATTGGAGCAGCTGCGGTTGCTGCGCTCAATGAGACATCCGAAGTGATTCAGGAGACAGAACATGAACACGAACTACCCAGCTTACTTCCGGGTTATCCCGGATCTAATTCGTCTTCGAACCCACTTGACCATACTAAGAGTCATAAGAGGAACTTTTCACTTCCATCTCTGAGGTTTCAGCCCAAGCCTTTTTCCAAGTCTGATTCCGCAAATGCAGATCAGAAGAAACCTTTTAACACTATATTAAACTTTGGCTCCTGGCATTCATATAATACGCACTCTAACAAGCCGCCTGCGGTGCAGGGAGGTATTAAGAAGCACAGGAGATCGATATCTGCATCAAGTTTTGGTGTAATTGACCTAAATGTTGTAAACGAAGCGGGCTACAGTTACTCGAAGGCTTCTAGAGTAGAGTCCTCACTCACTGTATCTACGACAAAGAAGCCTGAAACTCCTACTGCAAACTGCGACACAGATTCAGATGACCAAAAAACATGTAGTGGACGTAGCGGTGAAGCTACTCCAAAGAAGAATCCGTCTTCGTTGGATAATATATTGAGTGGTTAA
- the YIP3 gene encoding Yip3p (Syntenic homolog of Ashbya gossypii ADL232W; Syntenic homolog of Saccharomyces cerevisiae YNL044W (YIP3); 1-intron in Ashbya gossypii), giving the protein MNYISQLSQGAQMAERLSIDNIRSEFTNFQSRLSTLRPPQEFLNIKKISKPQNFGEVQSRVSYNLRHFSTNYIAIILVLFIYTLLTNLLLSFVLLVAVVGVMGINRLQGADLNTPFGPITTSQLYTGLLFITIPLGFFASPISTLMWLIGLSAVIVFSHASFMEKPIESVFEEETV; this is encoded by the exons ATGAACTACATCAGTCAGCTTTCC CAAGGTGCACAAATGGCCGAACGTCTCTCAATTGATAATATTAGAAGCGAATTCACAAACTTCCAATCAAGGTTGTCAACTCTGCGCCCTCCTCAAGAGTTTCTAAACATCAAAAAGATATCAAAGCCTCAGAACTTCGGCGAGGTCCAATCTAGGGTATCTTACAACTTGAGACACTTTTCTACAAACTACATCGCTATTATCCTGGTTTTGTTCATCTACACTCTCTTAACAAACCTGCTATTGTCCTTTGTCCTTCTAGTCGCCGTTGTCGGTGTCATGGGCATTAATAGATTACAAGGTGCCGACCTCAATACTCCATTCGGACCCATCACTACTTCACAGCTATACACAGGGTTACTATTTATTACTATTCCACTCGGGTTCTTTGCTTCCCCAATCTCAACATTGATGTGGCTCATAGGTCTCTCCGCGGTAATTGTATTCTCCCATGCATCCTTTATGGAGAAGCCAATTGAGTCGGTATTCGAAGAAGAGACTGTTTAA
- the LAP2 gene encoding bifunctional aminopeptidase/epoxide hydrolase (Syntenic homolog of Ashbya gossypii ADL233W; Syntenic homolog of Saccharomyces cerevisiae YNL045W (LAP2)), whose product MKLPSVLEEKRPAESPEADLSTQSNYKDFQIKHTTLDLDVDFEKREVSGHVTFELRRVTDAEEVRLDTACLDVHGATIDGENAEIELKPELHFLGKQLIVKPVGKRLPDEFKLSVQFNTKNEGTALQWLDEKQTSGKPFVFNQLETTYARCFMPCFDTPVVKSQMTANIRSPYPVVFAGVETEGSGEGGVYKFEQKIPICSYLTGFASGDLVSAEIGPRSKVYSEPYIIKDCQDEFSEDVENFIKTAEDIIFEYEWGTYNILINPSSYPYGGMENPNITFATPTLIAHDKSNNDVIAHELAHSWSGNLVTNANWGHVWLNEGWTVYLEKRIIGAVHGEQTRLLGYMFGNTDYLELVNSDEPPEATVLVRQFTAEMNADDVMNLTPYIKGSCFLYHLETKLGGKEVFDPFIKHYFAKYAKKSLDTWQFLDTLFEFFSDKREVLDAIDWKAWLFTPGMPPDSEFKSTLADEVTKLADRWFAKVAEFDQASQFTSEFSKSDIESFNPMQLMMFLNIITQSNAGCNPTFAWKKHPIATEAFVNIYEDKIFKSQNPEIIYRNLVFQVTAEVKSSYQKAADWLGKVGRMKYVVPLYRLLNQKDRHLAIETFNQHKEFYHPICKARVDVVLQTTKTT is encoded by the coding sequence ATGAAACTCCCCTCTGTACTCGAAGAAAAGAGGCCTGCGGAATCTCCGGAGGCAGATCTCTCAACCCAGTCCAATTACAAGGATTTCCAGATCAAGCATACGACCCTAGATTTGGATGTTGATTTTGAGAAACGCGAAGTCAGTGGGCATGTGACGTTTGAATTGAGGCGTGTTACTGATGCTGAAGAAGTACGCTTGGATACTGCGTGTCTGGACGTCCACGGGGCTACAATTGATGGCGAAAATGCGGAAATTGAATTGAAACCAGAGCTGCATTTCCTCGGGAAACAATTGATTGTGAAACCGGTTGGTAAGAGACTACCAGACGAGTTTAAATTGTCAGTACAGTTTAACACTAAGAATGAAGGCACTGCTCTACAATGGTTGGACGAGAAGCAGACTTCTGGTAAGCCGTTTGTCTTCAATCAGCTCGAGACTACGTATGCGAGATGCTTTATGCCATGTTTTGATACCCCTGTTGTGAAATCTCAGATGACTGCTAACATCAGATCTCCATACCCAGTGGTGTTTGCTGGTGTGGAAACTGAGGGTTCCGGTGAAGGTGGTGTCTATAAGTTTGAGCAGAAGATCCCAATTTGCAGCTACTTAACGGGGTTTGCGTCGGGAGACCTCGTATCAGCTGAGATTGGTCCACGCTCTAAGGTGTACTCTGAACCCTACATCATTAAGGACTGCCAAGACGAGTTTTCGGAGGATGTGGAGAACTTCATCAAAACCGCGGAAGATATTATATTCGAGTACGAGTGGGGAACCTACAACATCTTGATTAACCCTAGCTCCTATCCATACGGTGGTATGGAGAATCCTAACATAACCTTCGCTACGCCAACGTTGATCGCACACGACAAATCGAACAACGACGTCATTGCTCACGAACTAGCTCACTCCTGGTCAGGAAACTTAGTGACTAACGCAAACTGGGGCCATGTATGGTTGAATGAGGGTTGGACCGTGTATCTAGAGAAAAGGATCATCGGAGCTGTTCATGGAGAACAAACCAGACTCTTGGGCTACATGTTTGGTAACACTGACTATCTCGAGCTTGTAAATAGTGATGAACCTCCCGAAGCCACCGTTCTAGTGAGACAATTCACAGCTGAAATGAATGCGGATGATGTGATGAACCTCACTCCCTACATCAAGGGTTCCTGTTTCTTGTACCACTTGGAAACAAAGTTGGGCGGCAAAGAGGTTTTCGACCCTTTCATCAAGCACTACTTCGCAAAGTATGCCAAAAAGTCCTTGGATACTTGGCAGTTCTTAGACACCTTGTTCGAGTTCTTCAGTGACAAGCGCGAGGTGCTAGATGCGATTGACTGGAAAGCCTGGTTATTCACTCCAGGCATGCCACCAGACTCTGAGTTCAAATCCACGTTGGCAGACGAAGTTACTAAACTTGCCGACCGCTGGTTCGCCAAAGTTGCCGAGTTCGATCAGGCCAGTCAATTTACCTCCGAGTTTTCTAAAAGCGACATCGAGTCTTTCAACCCGATGCAGCTCATGATGTTCCTAAACATCATAACCCAGAGTAATGCCGGCTGCAACCCAACGTTCGCCTGGAAGAAACATCCTATTGCTACAGAGGCCTTCGTTAACATCTATGAAGACAAGATATTCAAGTCGCAGAACCCAGAGATTATCTATAGAAACCTGGTATTCCAGGTAACTGCCGAAGTCAAGTCCAGCTATCAAAAAGCTGCCGACTGGCTCGGCAAGGTCGGCAGAATGAAATACGTCGTTCCGTTGTACCGACTCTTGAATCAAAAGGATAGGCACCTTGCTATTGAAACTTTCAACCAGCATAAGGAGTTTTACCATCCCATCTGTAAAGCACGCGTCGACGTCGTCTTGCAGACAACAAAAACGACCTGA